The DNA window GTAAACAAAGCGGGATTCCAGAATTTAAAATGGCCGATTTGATTCATGATTACCGAGCGCTTGAAGCAGCTAGAAAAGATGCTGAAAAACTAATCAGCAGCGACGAATTTTGGCAAGCGGATGATATGCGTTGTTTACGTCAACAGATAGAACAGTCAGGAATATTAACAGGTGGCCGGTTAGATTGAGAATGCAGGAATCATTATTTTCCTTGCATTCTTTTTTTGTTATTTATATACTCATATTAGTACCAAGTGCTAATAGCGGGCGGTGACACAGTGAAAAGACCAAAAAAACAACGGCAACAAGCGTTAAAAGACTCAATCAAAGAAAATCCTTTCGTCACCGATGAAGAATTGTCGGTAGCATTTGACGTTAGTGTGCAAACCATTCGATTAGATCGAATGGAGCTTGCTATTCCAGAGCTGCGCGAACGCATTAAACACGTAGCCGTGAAAACCTTCGAAGATGAAGTGAAATCTTTGCCAATCGACGAAGTGATTGGTGAGATTATTGACATTGAACTAGACAAAAGAGCGATTTCGATTTTTGATGTAAAGCCAGAACATGTTTTTCAACGTAATCAGATTGCCAGAGGTCATCATTTATTTGCACAAGCCAATTCGTTGGCCGTGGCAGTAATGAACGAAGAACTGGCATTAACGGTAAAGTCGGAACTGCAATTTTTGCGACCGGTAACTGCCGGGCAACGGATTGTTGCAAAAGCAGAAGTAATCGACAGCCACCCTGAAAAAAACAGGGCGTTTGTTAAAGTAGTTTCATCGGTAGAACAGCAGACGGTTTTTATTGGCACTTTTGAAATGTACCGTATGACAGAACAAAGTGAAGGTGACATAGAATGAAAATAGCAGTAGATGCAATGGGTGGAGATCATGCGCCAAAAGAAATTATTGCAGGTGTCTATAAAGCATTAGCAGAATTTACAGATGTTGAAATTCAATTATTTGGTCATCAGGAAAAGATGCAAGAATTCTTGAAGGAACATGACCGGTTAACAATCGTCCATTGTGAAGAAGTAATCACTTCAGAAGATGATCCTGTGCGATCGGTTAAACGAAAAAAAGATGCCTCGATGGTTCGGATGGCACAAGCTGTAAAAGATGGCGAAGCCGACGCTTGCGTATCTGCAGGAAATACAGGGGCTCTTATGTCAGCGGGTTTATTTGTTGTTGGCCGCATTGATGGGGTGGATCGTCCAGCATTAGCCCCAACTTTGCCAACTATTGATGGCAAAGGGTTTGTCATGCTTGATATGGGTGCCAATGCAGAAGCTAAACCGGAACATCTTGTGCAATATGCGATTATGGGCAGCATTTATGCTGAAAAAGTTCGCGGCATTAACAATCCAACAGTGGGTCTTTTGAATATCGGAACCGAAGAGAAAAAAGGCAATGACTTAACAAAAGCCGCTTTTCCATTATTAAAAGAAGCGCCAGTCCATTTTATTGGCAACGTTGAGTCACGTGATTTATTAAATGGTGTGGCTGATGTTGTGGTAACCGACGGCTTTACTGGCAATATGGTGTTGAAGACCATCGAAGGAACGGCAATGAATGTTTTTGCGATGATGAAAGATGTCTTTATGAGCTCAGTTAAAACAAAAGTTGCGGCTTTTCTTGTGAAAGATGATTTAAAAGGGTTGAAAGGCATGTTGGATTATAGCGAATATGGCGGCGCCGGATTATTCGGTTTAAAAGCACCCGTTATAAAAGCGCATGGTTCGTCAAATGCTAATGCCTTATTCAATGCGATACGCCAAACACGTACGATGGTTGAATTTGATGTAACGGGAACAATTTACAGTACGCTGAAAAAGGAGACTTTACATGAAGACTAAGATTGCATTTATCTATCCAGGCCAAGGGTCGCAAATGGTTGGAATGGGCGAAAGCTTTTTAACAGACGATACGAGCCGTAATTTCTTTGAAAGTGCCAACCAAACACTTGATTTAGATTTATCTAAGTTGATGCTAGAAGGCCCACAAGAAGAATTGACGTTAACCTATCATGCGCAACCAGCTCTTTTAACAGTTAGTTCAATGATTACAGAACGATTGATTCGAGCAGGGATTAGACCGGATTATACAGCGGGTCATAGCCTTGGCGAATATAGCGCGCTCGTAACTTCGAATGTGTTAGAATTTCCAACAGCGGTTAACATTGTACATAAGCGTGGATTGTTTATGAATACAGCTTTCCCAGCAGGAGAAGGGACAATGGCTGCTATTCTTGGTATGGAAAGTGAAGAACTTGAAAAAGTAACAAATGAAGTGACGGACACGACAGGTGTTGTGCAACTTGCTAACTTGAATTGCCCAGGACAAATCGTTATTTCGGGTACAAAAGCAGGAGTTGAGCAAGCGTGTATCGTCGCTAAAGAGCGTGGAGCTAAGCGTGCCATTCCACTTGATGTCAGCGGACCGTTCCACTCGGAATTGATGCGTTCGGCATCCCAAGATTTAGCGAAAGAACTGAGCGTTTCTTTCTTGTTAGATGCGAAAGTACCAGTCGTTTCAAACGTCACAGCAAAAGCGGAAACAAATGCGACACAAATTCAAGATCTTCTTGTTCGTCAATTGTATTCCCCAGTCCTATGGGAACAATCGGTGCGCGAAATGATTGATCTTGGTGTAACCGTATTTATCGAAATTGGCCCTGGGAAAGTATTGAGTGGATTAGTGAAAAAAATTGATCGCTCAGTTAAAACTTTGCCAGTTTATGACTTAGCGTCATTTGAAAAAGCGGTAGAGGAGTTGGCAAAATGAGTAAACTTGCAGGGAAAACAGCCATTATTACTGGTGGATCTCGTGGAATTGGAGCAGAAATCGCGCGCAAATTTGCGGCAGACGGTGCAAAAGTAGTTGTCAATTATAGCGGTAGCCAAGAAAAAGCAGAAGCAGTAGTTGCGGATATTGAGGCTAATGGTGGTACTGCAATTGCAGTGAAAGCCAATGTTTCAGATGCTGAATCAGTTAAAGCGATGGTCGATGAAACGATGAAAACGTTTGGATCTGTTGATATTTTAGTGAATAACGCGGGTATCACACGTGATAATTTGATGATGCGTATGAAAGATGACGAATGGGACGATGTCATCAATATTAACTTAAAAGGTGTATTTATTTGCACAAAAGCAGTAACACGCCAAATGATGAAACAGCGCTCTGGCCGAATCGTCAATATTGCCTCAATCGTAGGCGTGATGGGCAACGCTGGACAAGCAAATTATGTTGCAGCAAAAGCGGGTGTCATTGGCTTGACGAAAACGACAGCGCGTGAACTAGCAAGTCGTGGAATTACAGCCAATGCTGTCGCTCCTGGCTTTATCACGACCGATATGACCGAAAAATTGAGTGAAGACGTTCAAAAAGCGATGATGGGACAAATTCCATTAGGCCGTTTTGGTGCACCAGAAGACGTTGCAAAAGCTGCGCTATTCTTAGCTTCGGATGATGCATCCTATATGACGGGCCAAACGCTTCATCTTGACGGCGGCATGGTCATGTAGGTAATTTTTTTGTATACTGATTTGAGGGGAGGTGACGACATTGTCAACAGTATTAGATAGAGTAACGAAAGTAATCGTGGATCGTCTAGGTGTAGAAGAGAACGAAGTGAAACTTGAAGCTTCATTCACAGGTGACCTAGGTGCAGATTCATTGGACGTAGTAGAACTTGTTATGGAACTTGAAGATGAGTTCGATATGGAGATTTCTGACGAAGACGCTGAAAACATGAACACAGTAGGCGACGCAGTAACGTATATCGAGAAAAAACAAGCGTAACCAAGAAAAGCGAAAGCGCCCGTGTAGACTCGACGGGCATAAGACGCTCCGGCGAAGCGGCGCACTTTGCCGCATAGCTGGAGAGACTTATGACCCTAGAGTCTGGGTGCTAGAGCTAGACACCAAGAAAAGCGAAAGCGCCCGTGTAGACTCGACGGGCATAAGACGCTCCGGCGAAGCGGCGCACTTTGCCGCATAGCTGGAGAGACTTATGACCCTAGAGTCTGGGTGCTAAACGTTCTACCAGAAAATTATACTTAAAACCATTGACGCACAATTGCTGTTACACTAAGCGATTGTGCGTCAATTCTCTTTTGCACAATCGCTGAAAAAAAGGTAAAATTGAAAGAAGTACACAAAGGAAGGCAGATAAAAATGGCCATGAATAAAAAAGTAAATCACCAAAAGACCAGTACCATAAAAGAAAGTGTCAAAGCGTCATTTGAACAACTGCAAAAAGAACTCAATGTTTCATTTAATAAACCTGCCTTATTGCATCAAGCTTTTACCCATTCATCCTATGTGAATGAGCATCGAAGAAAACAATTTACCGATAACGAACGTTTGGAATTTCTAGGGGATGCGGTATTGGAATTATCCGTTTCGCATTACCTGTATACGAAATACCCACAAATGAGCGAAGGCGAGTTGACAAAGTTGCGTGCAGCAATCGTTTGTGAACCTTCTCTGGTTTTATTTGCCAATGAACTAAATTTCGGTAAATATATCCTTTTAGGTAAAGGAGAAGAGTTAACAGGTGGAAGAACACGTCCAGCTTTATTGGCAGATGTTTTCGAATCGTATATTGGCGCTCTTTACCTAGACCAAGGATTAGATCCTGTTGTCGCATTTTTGGAAACGGTATTATTTCCAAAAGTGGAAATCGGTGCTTTTTCGCATGTGATGGATTATAAGAGCCAATTACAAGAATTGGTTCAACAAAAAAATACCGGAGCATTGAATTACGAAATTATTGATGAAATCGGACCAGCGCATAGCCGTGTATTTGTGACTCGTGTATCTCTTGCGGATAAGGAACTTGGCGTCGGTAATGGTCGATCGAAAAAAGAAGCGGAACAGCAGGCAGCTCAGCTGGCAATCCGTAAATTGCAAGAATTGGCGGAGGAGTAGTCGTAATGTTTTTGAAGAGATTGGAAATCATGGGGTTCAAATCATTTGCTGATCGTATCGGCATCGACTTTGTACCTGGAGTAACCGCCGTTGTCGGACCAAATGGTAGCGGCAAAAGCAATGTTACCGATGCTATCCGTTGGGTGCTCGGAGAACAATCAGCAAAATCACTACGCGGTGCAAAAATGGAGGACGTTATTTTTGCTGGCAGTGATTCAAGAAAACCGTTAAATTTTGCAGAAGTTACGTTGATTTTAGATAATACGGACGGGCGTGTCCCTCTCGATTACAGCGAAGTCAGCGTAACGAGAAGGGTTTTTCGCAGTGGTGAAAGTGCCTATTTGCTGAATAAGCAAAATTGTCGATTGAAAGATATTACAGACTTGTTTATGGATTCTGGATTGGGTAAAGAAGCCTTTTCCATTATTTCGCAGGGACGAGTAGATGAAATTCTGAATTCAAAAGCAGAAGAACGTCGATCTATATTTGAAGAAGCTGCAGGTGTGTTGAAATACAAGCAGCGGAAGAAAAAAGCTGAAATGAAACTAAATGAAACCGATGAAAACCTTAATCGTGTATTGGATATTTTACATGAATTGGATGGTCGTATGGAGCCGCTTCAAATTCAAGCCTCCACTGCACGCGATTTTTTGGATATGAACGAACAATTAAAAGATGCCGATATCGCCTTGTTGGCTCATGATGCCAGCAACTTGGAGCAGGAACTCAATCAACTAGCGCAAGAAGCAGCAGTTCATTCAGAAAAAGAGCAGCAAATAGCTGCAGAAATTACGACGAAAGAGCGTGCAGTCGCTGAAATTCGTCAAGCGCTCGCAGAGTTGGATCGCAAAATAGATCAAGCGCAAAATGCTTTAGTTGAAGCGAGTGCCGAAACGGAGAAATGGCAAGGACGCAAACTGTTGATGTCCGAGAAAAAAAGCAATGCTCATCGCCAAGCGCAGCAATTACAAAGTAATTTAGATGCGGAAAAACTAGAAAATGTTTTGCTTCAGAAAAAACACAATGAGCAGTTGGTGTTATTAGAAGAACGCAAAATACAGCGTCAAAAAATACGGACGACGATTAAACAACTTGAAGAGCAGTTGAACCGAACTCCGGCCGATATCGACAACGAAATTGAAAATTGCAAGTCGGTCTATATCGATTTGATGAACGAGCAGGCAACAGTCAAAAACGAGCTTAAAAATATTGGTTTGCAAGAACAACAACTGTCAGAATCAACCGGACGAATTACTTCGCAACGGGCTGACTTTGAGTTGGAACTATCGAAATTGAAAAGCCAAAAAACGCATGCAGAAAAAAATGTTGCAGACATTCGTACCTTGTTAGAAGACAAGCGTCAGCAATATAAAAACGCGGAAGCTTCTTATCAACTGCAAAAGCAATCATTTGATCAAAAGCAAGCGATGCTGTTTCAAGCCTATCAGTCTGAAAAACAGCTTGCGGCTCGCGTTGGTACCTTACAGGAACTTGAAGCCGATTTCTCAGGGTTTTTTCAAGGTGTCCGTGAAGTATTAATGGCACGTGAAAAAGGCCAGCTAGCAGGCATTAGAGGAGCAGTTGCTGAAATTGCGCAAGTAGAGAAAACTTATGCTAAGGCCATTGAAACGGCATTAGGTGCTTCAAGTCAGCACATTGTTACAGAAAACGAGCAGCATGCTAGAGAAGCCATTGATTTTCTTCGTAAAAAGAGGGCGGGACGTTCTACTTTCTTACCAATGACTGTCATGAAATCGCGGAAGATCCCAGAACATACATTGGCTACTGTGCGGGAGCACCCAGCCTATGTGAATATGGCATGCGAATTAATCGATTACGATGCACAGTATGCGATGATTATTGAAAATTTAGTAGGCAATGTCATTATCGCTGAAGACTTGAAAGGCGCGACAGCGATTGCTAAAGCAACCGGCAATCGCTTCCGTGTCGTAACCTTAGATGGCGATATCGTGAACGCCGGTGGATCGATGACAGGCGGTGCTAACAAAACCCAAGCTTCATTCTTCACGCGAAAAGCTGAACTTGAGCAATTGCTTGTGCAATCAGCAGAGTTAAAAGAGACCATCATAAACGCTGAAAAAACAGTAATCAAAGAACAGGCAGAAGTGAAAGTGGCAGAGGAATCCATTCAAGCCTTGAAAAATGAAGGGGAGAAATACCGGGATTCAGAAGCGGAAAGTTCGACCATTCTTCGTGAAATTGAAGCTGTTTTAAAGACAACGTTAGAGCGTTTCCATCTTTTTGAAGCAGAACAAAAAAACAAAGAATATGATTTGACAGCCATTACTGGACGAAAAGAAGTAGCATCTATACGCCGTGAGAGCATCGTAAAAGAATTGGCTGCTATTACCGTGGAAATTGACGAACTCACGCTGTTTAAGCAGCAAAACCAATCAGCACGTGATCAAGTTTTGGAGAAATTAGCAGAACAAAAGTCGTTAGATGCTGTAACAAAAGAACGCCTCAATCAATTAACAGTGAGTGAAGCGGAGCTTTTTGAGCGACTCGAGAAAAGCAATTACAAACTGCAAGAAAATCAAAAAGAGTTGCAATGGATTCAGTCAGAAGAAGCAGTAAAAGTGTATTCAGACAAGGAAATTCTGCAAGAAATTGAGACCTGGTCAACGAAAAAAATGCACATGTTGCAAACGGTTGAGCAGACAAAAAAACAACGCTTAGGACAGCAAGATACCTTAACTGGTTTGGAAGAAGATTTAAAAGAACACCAACGTATTTATAAAGGCTATGTGGAAGCGATTCGAATTTATGAAGTCAAATCAACACGGTTAGAAGTTCAAATTCAAAGTTTTATTACCCAGCTTGACACCAATTATCAGCTGACACTAGAGCAAGCAAAACAGTTTGAAATGATTGATGAAGAAGCCGTTGTTCGTAGAAAAGTTAAATTGCTGAAACAATCTATTGAAGAATTAGGGCCTGTCCATATTGGTGCAATCGAAGAATTTGAACATGTCTCTGACCGCCATGCCTTTTTAACAGAGCAACGTAACGATTTAAACGAAGCGAAAGAAACATTGCGAACATTAATTCGGGAAATGGACGGAGAAATGACTAGTCGTTTTGACGATACTTTTCATGCCATTCGCAAGCAGTTCCAACGGGTCTTTAAAGAGTTGTTTGGTGGGGGCTCTGCTGACTTAGTATTGACAGATCCGCAAGATATGTTGAGAACAGGTGTAGAGATTATTGCTCAGCCACCTGGTAAAAAGTTGCAAAATTTGAGTTTGCTATCTGGTGGAGAACGTGCACTTACAGCGATCGCTTTATTATTTGCGATTTTGAATGTGCGTCCTGTACCCTTCTGTGTGCTTGATGAAGTCGAGGCGGCGCTTGATGAATCGAATGTCGTGCGTTACAGTCAATACCTGAAGAAATTCAGCGAAGATACGCAGTTTATCGTCATTACACATCGTAAAGGGACAATGGAAGGTGCCGACGTTTTATATGGCATCACCATGCAAGAATCTGGGATATCGAAACTGGTTTCGGTCAGGCTCGAAGAAAAAACCTGAAAAAGGAGTGGATACACATGAGTTTCTTCAAAAAACTAAAAGATAAATTTGCTGGCAATACTGAAGCTGAAGAATCAACTGAAAAATACAAAGAAGGATTAGCCAAAACCCGTATTGGTTTTACATCAAAAATCAATGATTTGGTAGCGAAATACCGAAAAGTCGATGAAGACTTTTTTGAGGAACTAGAAGAAATTTTGTTGCAAGCGGATGTCGGTTTCGAAACGGTTATTGAGTTAATGGACGACTTGCGTTTTGAAGTGCAACGGAAAAACGTAAAAGATACGTCAAATGTCCAATCCGTTATTTCGGAAAAACTGGTGGAAATCTATGAAGCTGGTGAAGCAGAAATCAATGAAATCAATTTTGTTGAAGGATTGACGGTCATTTTGATGGTTGGAGTTAACGGTGTTGGCAAAACTACCACTATCGGAAAACTCGCTCATCGTTTCAAAAATGAAGGCAAAACCGTTATGCTTGCGGCAGGTGATACATTCCGTGCCGGTGCAATCGAGCAATTGGACGTCTGGGGCAAGCGAGTTGGCGTGGATGTGATTAAACAAAGTGAAGGGTCAGACCCAGCAGCGGTTATGTATGACGCTGTACGTTCCGCTAAATCCCGCGGAGTGGACGTGCTTATTTGCGATACGGCAGGACGTCTGCAAAACAAAGTCAATTTGATGAACGAACTGCAAAAAGTTCATCGTGTTATTTCGCGTGAAATTCCCGGTGCGCCTCATGAAGTATTACTGGCACTTGATGCTACGACCGGTCAAAATGCTATGCTCCAGGCACAGACATTCAAAGAAGTTACCGATGTTACGGGCATTGTTCTAACAAAACTAGATGGGACAGCAAAAGGCGGAATTGTCTTGGCGATTCGCAATAAATTAAAAATTCCTGTGAAATTTGTAGGCCTTGGTGAAAAACTAGATGACCTGCAACCTTTCGATGCGCAAAAATACGTTTACGGCTTGTTTGCTGAAGGATTGGATAAAGAGCAAGAATTGGAAGATGCTAAAGCAGACAAGTAAAATTACTTGACAGCTTTGTCGATTTTCAGTATTCTAAGCATTAGAATGAATGGGGTGAGCGTCAATGATGGGACTAGAAAAAACAACACGTATGAACTATTTGTTTGATTTCTATCAGGAGTTACTGACGCCAAAACAGCGTAGCTATATGATGCTGTACTATTTAGACGACCATTCACTGGGCGAAATTGCCGAAGAATACCATATCACCCGTCAGGCAGTTTACGATAACATTCGCCGGACAGAAGCAATGCTAGAAGAATATGAACGCAAGTTGCAGCTATTTGAAAAGTTTCAGAAACGGCAGCAACTGGTTTCGTCATTTGAAAAACAGCCATTCACAGAAGAGCGCGTCCAGCAATTTTTGGGCGAACTAAAGGAATGGGATTAGGAGGCGGAAAGAATGGCATTTGAAGGTTTATCCGAACGCCTGCAAGGGACGATGACTAAGATAAAAGGTAAAGGTAAAGTCAACGAAGCAGACGTTAAGGAAATGATGCGTGAAGTTCGTTTCGCCTTGATCGAAGCGGATGTCAACTTAAAAGTAGTGAAAGAATTCGTCAAGAAAATCAGTGAACGAGCGATTGGACAAGATGTCATGGACAGCCTAACACCAGGACAACAAGTCGTTAAAATCGTTAAAGATGAACTGACAGAATTGATGGGTGGCGAAGAGCGGAAAATCGAGTTTTCTACAAAACAACCGACCGTCATTATGATGGTTGGTTTGCAAGGTGCCGGTAAAACGACAACCACGGGAAAACTCGCTAATTTGTTGCGCAGAAAACACAATCGTAAACCGCTACTCGTAGCGGCCGATGTTTATCGTCCGGCCGCGATTCAGCAGTTAGAGACGATTGGTAAGCAGTTATCGCTTCCGGTTTTTTCTAAAGGGACAGACATGTCTCCTGTGGAAATTGCGCGTCAGGCAATTGAACATGCGAAGGCAGAGCATTTGGATACGGTCATTATTGATACAGCAGGGCGTTTGCATGTCGATGAGGCGTTGATGCAGGAATTGAAAGATATTCGTGCGCTTAAAGAGCCAGATGAAATTTTCTTGGTCGTCGATTCTATGACAGGACAAGATGCTGTCAACGTGGCCCAAAATTTTGATGCAGCCATTGGCATCACTGGCGTCGTTTTAACGAAGCTTGATGGTGATACACGAGGCGGTGCGGCATTATCCATTCGTTCTGTCACTCAAAAACCGATTAAATTTGTCGGGATGGGTGAAAAAATGGATGCGCTTGAAGCTTTCCACCCCGAACGTATGGCGTCACGAATACTTGGCATGGGCGATATGCTGTCGCTCATTGAAAAAGCGCAGTCAAATGTTGATGAAGTAAAAGCAAAAGAGTTAGAAGAAAAGTTCAGAACTTCTACTTTTACTTTTGATGATTTTCTTGAACAAATGACACAAGTCAAACAAATGGGACCATTGGACGAGATACTGAAAATGTTGCCAGGTGCCAATAAAATCAAAGGGTTAGAAAACGCAAAAGTCGATGAAGGCCAAATGGATCGCGTAGAAGCGATTATCTATTCGATGACAAAAAAAGAGAAAACCACTCCCGAAATCATTAATGCCAATCGAAAAAAACGAATTGCTAAAGGGTCGGGGACCAATATTCAAGATGTCAACAGACTGCTAAAACAGTTTGAAGACATGAAGAAAATGATGAAGCAAATGTCTGGTATGAACACGAAAAAAGGAAGAAAAAAAATGGGAATGCCGGGCCTA is part of the Planococcus kocurii genome and encodes:
- the fapR gene encoding transcription factor FapR: MKRPKKQRQQALKDSIKENPFVTDEELSVAFDVSVQTIRLDRMELAIPELRERIKHVAVKTFEDEVKSLPIDEVIGEIIDIELDKRAISIFDVKPEHVFQRNQIARGHHLFAQANSLAVAVMNEELALTVKSELQFLRPVTAGQRIVAKAEVIDSHPEKNRAFVKVVSSVEQQTVFIGTFEMYRMTEQSEGDIE
- the plsX gene encoding phosphate acyltransferase PlsX; this encodes MKIAVDAMGGDHAPKEIIAGVYKALAEFTDVEIQLFGHQEKMQEFLKEHDRLTIVHCEEVITSEDDPVRSVKRKKDASMVRMAQAVKDGEADACVSAGNTGALMSAGLFVVGRIDGVDRPALAPTLPTIDGKGFVMLDMGANAEAKPEHLVQYAIMGSIYAEKVRGINNPTVGLLNIGTEEKKGNDLTKAAFPLLKEAPVHFIGNVESRDLLNGVADVVVTDGFTGNMVLKTIEGTAMNVFAMMKDVFMSSVKTKVAAFLVKDDLKGLKGMLDYSEYGGAGLFGLKAPVIKAHGSSNANALFNAIRQTRTMVEFDVTGTIYSTLKKETLHED
- the fabD gene encoding ACP S-malonyltransferase gives rise to the protein MKTKIAFIYPGQGSQMVGMGESFLTDDTSRNFFESANQTLDLDLSKLMLEGPQEELTLTYHAQPALLTVSSMITERLIRAGIRPDYTAGHSLGEYSALVTSNVLEFPTAVNIVHKRGLFMNTAFPAGEGTMAAILGMESEELEKVTNEVTDTTGVVQLANLNCPGQIVISGTKAGVEQACIVAKERGAKRAIPLDVSGPFHSELMRSASQDLAKELSVSFLLDAKVPVVSNVTAKAETNATQIQDLLVRQLYSPVLWEQSVREMIDLGVTVFIEIGPGKVLSGLVKKIDRSVKTLPVYDLASFEKAVEELAK
- the fabG gene encoding 3-oxoacyl-[acyl-carrier-protein] reductase gives rise to the protein MSKLAGKTAIITGGSRGIGAEIARKFAADGAKVVVNYSGSQEKAEAVVADIEANGGTAIAVKANVSDAESVKAMVDETMKTFGSVDILVNNAGITRDNLMMRMKDDEWDDVININLKGVFICTKAVTRQMMKQRSGRIVNIASIVGVMGNAGQANYVAAKAGVIGLTKTTARELASRGITANAVAPGFITTDMTEKLSEDVQKAMMGQIPLGRFGAPEDVAKAALFLASDDASYMTGQTLHLDGGMVM
- a CDS encoding acyl carrier protein, with translation MSTVLDRVTKVIVDRLGVEENEVKLEASFTGDLGADSLDVVELVMELEDEFDMEISDEDAENMNTVGDAVTYIEKKQA
- the rnc gene encoding ribonuclease III — its product is MAMNKKVNHQKTSTIKESVKASFEQLQKELNVSFNKPALLHQAFTHSSYVNEHRRKQFTDNERLEFLGDAVLELSVSHYLYTKYPQMSEGELTKLRAAIVCEPSLVLFANELNFGKYILLGKGEELTGGRTRPALLADVFESYIGALYLDQGLDPVVAFLETVLFPKVEIGAFSHVMDYKSQLQELVQQKNTGALNYEIIDEIGPAHSRVFVTRVSLADKELGVGNGRSKKEAEQQAAQLAIRKLQELAEE
- the smc gene encoding chromosome segregation protein SMC codes for the protein MFLKRLEIMGFKSFADRIGIDFVPGVTAVVGPNGSGKSNVTDAIRWVLGEQSAKSLRGAKMEDVIFAGSDSRKPLNFAEVTLILDNTDGRVPLDYSEVSVTRRVFRSGESAYLLNKQNCRLKDITDLFMDSGLGKEAFSIISQGRVDEILNSKAEERRSIFEEAAGVLKYKQRKKKAEMKLNETDENLNRVLDILHELDGRMEPLQIQASTARDFLDMNEQLKDADIALLAHDASNLEQELNQLAQEAAVHSEKEQQIAAEITTKERAVAEIRQALAELDRKIDQAQNALVEASAETEKWQGRKLLMSEKKSNAHRQAQQLQSNLDAEKLENVLLQKKHNEQLVLLEERKIQRQKIRTTIKQLEEQLNRTPADIDNEIENCKSVYIDLMNEQATVKNELKNIGLQEQQLSESTGRITSQRADFELELSKLKSQKTHAEKNVADIRTLLEDKRQQYKNAEASYQLQKQSFDQKQAMLFQAYQSEKQLAARVGTLQELEADFSGFFQGVREVLMAREKGQLAGIRGAVAEIAQVEKTYAKAIETALGASSQHIVTENEQHAREAIDFLRKKRAGRSTFLPMTVMKSRKIPEHTLATVREHPAYVNMACELIDYDAQYAMIIENLVGNVIIAEDLKGATAIAKATGNRFRVVTLDGDIVNAGGSMTGGANKTQASFFTRKAELEQLLVQSAELKETIINAEKTVIKEQAEVKVAEESIQALKNEGEKYRDSEAESSTILREIEAVLKTTLERFHLFEAEQKNKEYDLTAITGRKEVASIRRESIVKELAAITVEIDELTLFKQQNQSARDQVLEKLAEQKSLDAVTKERLNQLTVSEAELFERLEKSNYKLQENQKELQWIQSEEAVKVYSDKEILQEIETWSTKKMHMLQTVEQTKKQRLGQQDTLTGLEEDLKEHQRIYKGYVEAIRIYEVKSTRLEVQIQSFITQLDTNYQLTLEQAKQFEMIDEEAVVRRKVKLLKQSIEELGPVHIGAIEEFEHVSDRHAFLTEQRNDLNEAKETLRTLIREMDGEMTSRFDDTFHAIRKQFQRVFKELFGGGSADLVLTDPQDMLRTGVEIIAQPPGKKLQNLSLLSGGERALTAIALLFAILNVRPVPFCVLDEVEAALDESNVVRYSQYLKKFSEDTQFIVITHRKGTMEGADVLYGITMQESGISKLVSVRLEEKT
- the ftsY gene encoding signal recognition particle-docking protein FtsY → MSFFKKLKDKFAGNTEAEESTEKYKEGLAKTRIGFTSKINDLVAKYRKVDEDFFEELEEILLQADVGFETVIELMDDLRFEVQRKNVKDTSNVQSVISEKLVEIYEAGEAEINEINFVEGLTVILMVGVNGVGKTTTIGKLAHRFKNEGKTVMLAAGDTFRAGAIEQLDVWGKRVGVDVIKQSEGSDPAAVMYDAVRSAKSRGVDVLICDTAGRLQNKVNLMNELQKVHRVISREIPGAPHEVLLALDATTGQNAMLQAQTFKEVTDVTGIVLTKLDGTAKGGIVLAIRNKLKIPVKFVGLGEKLDDLQPFDAQKYVYGLFAEGLDKEQELEDAKADK
- a CDS encoding putative DNA-binding protein, producing the protein MGLEKTTRMNYLFDFYQELLTPKQRSYMMLYYLDDHSLGEIAEEYHITRQAVYDNIRRTEAMLEEYERKLQLFEKFQKRQQLVSSFEKQPFTEERVQQFLGELKEWD
- the ffh gene encoding signal recognition particle protein, coding for MAFEGLSERLQGTMTKIKGKGKVNEADVKEMMREVRFALIEADVNLKVVKEFVKKISERAIGQDVMDSLTPGQQVVKIVKDELTELMGGEERKIEFSTKQPTVIMMVGLQGAGKTTTTGKLANLLRRKHNRKPLLVAADVYRPAAIQQLETIGKQLSLPVFSKGTDMSPVEIARQAIEHAKAEHLDTVIIDTAGRLHVDEALMQELKDIRALKEPDEIFLVVDSMTGQDAVNVAQNFDAAIGITGVVLTKLDGDTRGGAALSIRSVTQKPIKFVGMGEKMDALEAFHPERMASRILGMGDMLSLIEKAQSNVDEVKAKELEEKFRTSTFTFDDFLEQMTQVKQMGPLDEILKMLPGANKIKGLENAKVDEGQMDRVEAIIYSMTKKEKTTPEIINANRKKRIAKGSGTNIQDVNRLLKQFEDMKKMMKQMSGMNTKKGRKKMGMPGLDSLFK